One region of Acidovorax sp. T1 genomic DNA includes:
- a CDS encoding efflux RND transporter periplasmic adaptor subunit, with translation MLHVFGLSVITYISAMFSPIAVAAPGAHGPNGEHLDASTAVSASGLMRLPDGSVNVPMLAQRRLGIRTQLTPETQAAATIELSGRVVVDPNASGRVQAIHGGRIEAGPRGLPVAGQTVRQGEVLAYVAHHAEPYALANQQAQLAELRSSRELAAQRVQRLQSLEGTVPRKEIEAARAELQSLTAREKSIGASLAAREPLLAPVSGVIARADVTKGQVVEAREVLFEVIDPARVLVEATTADSGLPARTGTAHLQGVPGVNLQLIGAARSLRDGVLPMTFRAVPEQSGKALPLAVGQPVTVVASLTEQVKGFVLPAQAVVRNSANEPVVWIKSGAERYIPQPVQYRSLDAATVVVTQGLGADNRVVVQGAPLIAQIR, from the coding sequence ATGCTTCATGTTTTCGGCTTGAGTGTCATCACGTACATCTCGGCGATGTTCTCACCTATTGCCGTCGCAGCGCCGGGTGCCCATGGGCCGAACGGTGAGCATCTGGATGCCTCCACGGCGGTCAGCGCATCCGGTTTGATGCGGTTGCCAGACGGCAGTGTCAACGTTCCGATGCTCGCCCAACGGCGCCTGGGTATCCGCACACAGTTGACCCCTGAAACCCAGGCCGCCGCCACCATCGAGTTGTCAGGCCGTGTGGTCGTGGACCCCAATGCGAGTGGTCGTGTCCAGGCGATCCATGGGGGACGGATCGAAGCGGGACCACGCGGGCTACCGGTCGCTGGCCAGACCGTGCGCCAGGGGGAGGTGCTGGCCTATGTGGCTCACCACGCAGAACCCTACGCATTGGCAAACCAGCAAGCCCAATTGGCAGAGTTGCGTAGTAGCCGAGAACTGGCTGCACAGCGTGTGCAGCGGCTGCAGTCCCTCGAAGGCACTGTGCCGCGCAAGGAGATCGAGGCCGCACGTGCTGAGCTGCAGAGCCTCACAGCGCGCGAGAAAAGCATTGGAGCGAGCCTGGCCGCCCGAGAGCCCTTGCTGGCCCCCGTTTCAGGCGTGATTGCCAGAGCCGATGTGACCAAAGGCCAGGTGGTCGAGGCCCGCGAAGTCTTGTTCGAGGTGATTGACCCTGCACGCGTGCTGGTGGAGGCCACCACGGCAGATTCTGGCTTGCCAGCACGCACGGGTACAGCCCACTTGCAGGGCGTGCCTGGCGTCAATTTGCAGCTGATCGGCGCTGCGCGCAGCCTGCGCGATGGCGTGCTGCCAATGACCTTCAGGGCGGTCCCGGAGCAATCGGGCAAGGCTTTGCCGCTGGCGGTCGGACAGCCCGTCACCGTCGTGGCCTCGCTGACCGAGCAGGTCAAGGGCTTCGTCCTGCCTGCGCAGGCCGTTGTGCGCAACAGTGCCAACGAGCCGGTGGTCTGGATCAAGTCCGGTGCAGAGCGCTACATTCCCCAGCCGGTGCAGTACCGCTCCCTGGACGCCGCCACGGTGGTCGTCACGCAGGGCCTGGGGGCTGACAACCGCGTGGTGGTGCAAGGTGCGCCGCTGATCGCACAGATCCGCTGA
- a CDS encoding chromate resistance protein ChrB domain-containing protein, which produces MKWVTRERPKIDRIACPWLIARFIDKEPEFLYVPSASVLQVAQDTGAIPYDVPGVELTHDGELCSFDAFLKKYELTDPALLQLAVIVRGADTSRLDLAPQSAGLYALSLGLSKTFSDDHKMLGHGMVMYDALYAWCRSCQAETHNWPPSVAA; this is translated from the coding sequence ATGAAATGGGTCACCCGCGAGCGGCCCAAGATCGACCGCATTGCCTGCCCCTGGCTGATTGCTCGGTTCATCGACAAAGAGCCGGAATTCCTCTATGTGCCTTCGGCCTCGGTGCTTCAGGTGGCCCAGGACACGGGAGCAATCCCCTACGACGTGCCCGGCGTCGAATTGACTCACGACGGTGAGCTGTGCAGCTTCGATGCCTTCCTCAAGAAGTACGAACTCACCGATCCCGCCTTGCTGCAACTGGCTGTGATTGTGCGGGGTGCGGACACTTCCAGACTGGACCTGGCGCCGCAGTCTGCGGGCCTCTATGCGCTGTCTCTCGGCCTGTCCAAGACCTTCAGCGACGACCACAAGATGCTCGGGCATGGCATGGTGATGTACGACGCACTGTATGCGTGGTGTAGGTCCTGCCAGGCCGAAACCCACAATTGGCCCCCGAGTGTGGCGGCATGA
- a CDS encoding DMT family transporter: MALQSLHLPALRGGLLALLAAALFGISTPIVQRLGAGLGAFTTAALLYAGAAAVGVLSLRTAAQEARLQSSDTWRLIAMAGFGAALGPVALSWGLQHTSGASASLMLTLEALFTATLAWWLYGETMDRRVWAAMLLLLAGGMALVMDQGLQGGAQLLGLLAVLLATVAWGVDNTLSRGLAERDPSQVVMAKASLGSAATACLAVVSGEPVPSVTAALGLFAVGATGYGLSLRFYLLAQRAFGAARTGSVFAFAPFIGAAVAFGFGERSAGWLMLVGGFLMLAGVLLHLAESHGHEHVHESMAHEHAHRHDDGHHSHSHDVMPTGSHSHMHFHEPVTHSHPHAPDVHHQHRH; the protein is encoded by the coding sequence ATGGCGCTCCAATCCCTGCATCTGCCAGCTTTGCGAGGCGGCCTGCTGGCCTTGCTGGCGGCGGCCTTGTTCGGCATCAGTACCCCCATCGTCCAGCGGCTGGGTGCAGGGCTCGGAGCGTTTACTACGGCAGCGCTTCTGTACGCGGGTGCCGCTGCGGTAGGCGTCTTGTCTCTGCGGACTGCCGCCCAAGAAGCAAGATTGCAGAGTTCGGATACCTGGCGTCTCATCGCCATGGCCGGATTCGGAGCAGCCCTCGGCCCGGTTGCCCTGTCGTGGGGGTTGCAACACACGAGCGGTGCCAGCGCGTCGCTCATGCTCACTCTGGAGGCTCTGTTCACTGCAACGCTTGCTTGGTGGCTATACGGTGAAACCATGGACCGCCGAGTGTGGGCGGCCATGCTACTTTTGCTGGCAGGAGGCATGGCATTGGTCATGGATCAGGGACTGCAAGGTGGTGCACAGTTGCTCGGTCTGCTAGCCGTGCTGCTCGCAACCGTGGCCTGGGGCGTGGACAACACCCTGTCCCGAGGCTTAGCTGAACGTGATCCAAGCCAGGTGGTGATGGCCAAGGCGTCGCTGGGGTCTGCTGCAACAGCGTGTCTTGCAGTGGTATCGGGGGAGCCTGTGCCCTCCGTGACGGCAGCTCTAGGGCTCTTTGCCGTGGGGGCCACGGGGTATGGCCTAAGTCTTCGCTTCTACCTTCTAGCGCAGCGGGCTTTTGGCGCGGCACGGACAGGCTCCGTGTTCGCCTTTGCTCCGTTCATTGGTGCAGCTGTGGCGTTCGGCTTTGGCGAACGGTCTGCCGGGTGGTTGATGCTGGTCGGTGGTTTTCTGATGCTTGCAGGTGTACTGCTGCATTTGGCCGAGAGCCACGGGCATGAACATGTACATGAATCGATGGCGCATGAGCATGCCCACCGTCATGACGATGGACACCATTCGCACTCCCATGACGTGATGCCTACGGGAAGCCACAGCCACATGCACTTCCACGAACCGGTCACCCATTCTCATCCTCATGCGCCAGATGTTCACCATCAGCACAGGCATTAA
- a CDS encoding chromate transporter, which translates to MNDLNVTAAPDASAETAPGYTLWQLVRYMLRLGTLGFGGPVALVGYMYRDLVEQHGWISDADYKEGMALAQLMPGPLAAQLAIYLGYVHFRLWGATLVGLAFVLPSFLMVVALGFAYKAYGGISWMQAVFYGVGASVIGIIALSAYKLTTKSVGKDKLLWAIYLVSAGVTIITQSEVIWVFLGAGLLVWAVRGPLKRTGGQLHSLAWVAPIAGALSLENLDWHKLGQIAAYFTYAGAFVFGSGLAIVPFLYGGVVKEYAWLTDRQFVDAVAVAMITPGPVVITTGFIGFLTSGFWGAVVAAAATFLPCYLLTVIPAPYFKKHGKHPGVVAFVDGVTAAAVGAIAGAVVVLGQRSIVDLPTAALFLATAAVLWRFKKLPEPVVVLAAALIGFVAHPFIATA; encoded by the coding sequence ATGAACGATCTCAACGTAACGGCTGCGCCCGATGCCAGCGCGGAAACCGCCCCTGGCTACACACTGTGGCAACTGGTGCGCTACATGCTGCGCTTGGGCACGCTCGGCTTTGGCGGCCCGGTGGCGCTGGTCGGCTACATGTACCGAGATCTGGTGGAGCAACACGGCTGGATTTCGGATGCCGACTACAAGGAAGGGATGGCCCTGGCTCAACTCATGCCGGGCCCACTGGCAGCCCAGTTGGCCATTTACCTCGGGTACGTCCACTTCCGCTTGTGGGGCGCAACGCTGGTTGGCCTGGCGTTTGTGCTTCCATCTTTTTTGATGGTGGTTGCCCTGGGGTTTGCCTACAAAGCCTACGGCGGCATCTCGTGGATGCAGGCGGTCTTCTACGGCGTGGGCGCCTCCGTCATCGGCATCATTGCCTTGAGCGCCTACAAGCTCACGACAAAGAGCGTTGGCAAGGACAAACTGCTGTGGGCCATCTACCTGGTCAGCGCTGGTGTGACCATCATCACGCAGTCCGAGGTGATCTGGGTTTTCCTGGGCGCGGGTCTGTTGGTATGGGCCGTGCGTGGTCCCTTGAAGCGCACCGGCGGCCAGCTTCACAGCTTGGCATGGGTGGCCCCTATCGCCGGGGCACTCAGCTTGGAGAACCTCGATTGGCACAAGCTGGGGCAGATTGCCGCGTACTTCACCTATGCGGGCGCCTTCGTCTTCGGCAGCGGCCTGGCCATCGTGCCGTTCCTTTACGGCGGCGTGGTCAAGGAGTACGCATGGCTGACGGACCGCCAGTTCGTGGACGCGGTGGCCGTGGCCATGATCACCCCGGGACCAGTTGTCATCACCACCGGGTTTATCGGGTTCCTGACCAGTGGATTTTGGGGCGCGGTTGTTGCTGCGGCTGCGACCTTTCTGCCCTGCTACCTGCTCACCGTGATCCCAGCACCGTACTTCAAGAAGCACGGGAAACACCCCGGCGTGGTCGCGTTCGTGGATGGCGTGACTGCGGCTGCTGTGGGCGCTATCGCTGGAGCCGTGGTGGTGCTGGGGCAGCGCTCCATCGTTGACCTGCCCACTGCCGCGTTGTTCCTTGCTACCGCCGCTGTGCTGTGGCGATTCAAGAAGCTGCCCGAGCCTGTCGTGGTTTTGGCCGCCGCATTGATTGGCTTTGTCGCTCACCCGTTTATTGCAACCGCCTGA
- a CDS encoding efflux RND transporter permease subunit, which produces MFNWIVRNSLHNRLFVLAVAALLMVYGAITAWRTPVDVFPDLNKPLVTVLTEAGGMAPEEVEQLVTFPLETALNGMPGVTRVRSTSGVGLSILYAEFDWGTDIYRNRQLVAERLALVREQLPGGITPVMGPVSSIMGEVMLIALPLAAGDGKAAAATPMQAREYADFVLRPRLLSIPGVSQVIPIGGEVRQLRVEPDTARMAQFGVTLTQIEQALRGFAGNAGGGFIDLNSREFLIRHIGRTSRVEDLQGVAVAWKDGRAILLEQVANVRFAAAMKRGDAGYTGVPAVIVSVQKQPAADTVKLTHAIEAALGDLKQGLPVGLAAPKVLFRQADFIEASIGNVTEALRDGAIMVAIVLFAFLLSARTTLISLVAIPLSLAVTAMVFRLLDQSINVMTLGGLAIAIGELVDDAVVDVENILRRLKQNRAQGNPLSMLEVVRRASVEVRSGIVYATAIVVLVFVPLFALPGIEGRLFTPLGIAYIVSVLASMLVSMTVTPVLCLYLLPGMKRLDHGDSTLVAWLKRRDAQVLSWSFSRAKSLMAVAALAVAAAAASVPFFPRAFLPAFNEGSLVLGMVFNPGTALAEANRMGALAETLIAEVPEVTQVGRRTGRAELDEHAEGVHSAEIDVDLKRSARDREAVMADIRARLAVLPAQVAIGQPISHRLDHLLSGVRAQIALKIFGDDTDTLRGLAEQMRQGLSGVPGLVDLTVEKQVLIPQITVRLDHRKAAQVGLSPGEAVRVLQALTDGAHGAQIVDGLRRYELVLRLPDDKRSPQDLARTLIDTPAGQIPVSAIATVQETDGPNQIGRENGRRRIVVYANTDGSDMGRVIGDIRAVMAKTPLPPGTFLSLEGQFQAQEQAMQLIVGLSFVSLAMIFLVLYGRYKSAVLAGIIMANIPLALIGSVAAMWLAGVSLSVASMVGFITLAGIATRNGILKVSHYINLCKFEGEAFGQPMIVRGSLERLTPVLMTALVAAFALTPLLLAADAPGKEILHPVAVVIFGGLVSSTLLDTLLTPVMFWLFGEGATRRLIEGGGAQTQSEPMDQEAY; this is translated from the coding sequence ATGTTCAATTGGATCGTAAGGAACAGCCTTCACAACCGTCTGTTCGTCCTGGCGGTCGCGGCGCTGCTGATGGTCTACGGGGCTATCACCGCATGGCGCACGCCAGTCGATGTGTTTCCCGACCTCAACAAACCCCTGGTCACCGTCTTGACGGAAGCAGGAGGTATGGCGCCCGAAGAAGTCGAGCAGCTGGTGACCTTCCCTCTGGAGACCGCGCTCAACGGCATGCCGGGGGTCACGCGGGTTCGCTCTACATCTGGGGTTGGCCTGTCCATTCTCTATGCCGAGTTCGATTGGGGGACGGACATCTACCGCAACCGCCAGCTCGTGGCGGAGCGCCTGGCACTGGTGCGGGAGCAACTCCCCGGGGGCATCACGCCCGTCATGGGGCCAGTGTCTTCCATCATGGGCGAAGTCATGCTCATCGCGCTGCCGTTGGCAGCAGGCGATGGTAAGGCCGCCGCAGCGACACCCATGCAGGCCCGTGAGTACGCGGACTTCGTGCTGCGCCCAAGACTGCTGTCGATTCCAGGGGTTTCACAGGTCATCCCCATCGGCGGCGAAGTGCGCCAGTTGCGGGTGGAGCCGGACACGGCACGCATGGCACAGTTCGGGGTGACATTGACGCAGATCGAGCAGGCCCTTCGAGGCTTTGCGGGGAATGCGGGAGGTGGCTTCATCGACCTCAACAGCCGTGAATTCCTCATCCGCCACATCGGCCGTACCAGCCGTGTCGAGGACCTGCAGGGCGTGGCGGTGGCCTGGAAGGATGGCCGAGCCATCTTGCTGGAACAGGTGGCCAATGTCCGGTTCGCTGCCGCCATGAAGCGCGGTGACGCCGGATACACCGGCGTGCCTGCCGTCATCGTCAGTGTGCAAAAGCAGCCTGCGGCCGATACCGTCAAGCTCACACACGCCATCGAAGCGGCATTAGGGGATCTCAAACAGGGGCTGCCCGTGGGCTTGGCTGCTCCGAAGGTGTTGTTTCGTCAGGCGGACTTCATCGAGGCGTCCATCGGCAACGTGACCGAGGCTTTGCGGGACGGCGCCATCATGGTGGCCATCGTGTTGTTCGCCTTCCTGTTGTCCGCGCGAACCACTTTGATCTCGCTCGTGGCGATTCCCCTGTCGCTGGCCGTGACGGCCATGGTCTTCCGGCTGCTGGACCAGTCCATCAACGTCATGACTCTGGGTGGCCTGGCCATTGCCATTGGCGAGCTGGTGGACGATGCGGTGGTCGATGTGGAGAACATCCTGCGCAGGCTGAAGCAAAACCGTGCCCAGGGCAATCCACTGTCCATGCTGGAGGTCGTGCGCCGGGCGAGCGTGGAAGTCCGCTCGGGCATCGTCTACGCCACCGCCATCGTGGTGCTGGTGTTTGTGCCGCTGTTTGCGCTGCCGGGCATCGAGGGTCGCCTGTTCACGCCCCTGGGCATCGCCTACATCGTGTCGGTGCTGGCATCGATGCTGGTCTCAATGACGGTTACGCCCGTGCTGTGCCTTTACCTGTTGCCGGGGATGAAACGGTTGGACCATGGTGACAGCACCCTGGTCGCCTGGCTCAAGCGGCGGGATGCGCAAGTGCTCAGCTGGTCGTTTTCTCGCGCCAAGTCGCTGATGGCTGTCGCCGCACTGGCGGTGGCGGCAGCGGCGGCCAGTGTCCCGTTTTTCCCGCGCGCCTTTCTTCCGGCGTTCAATGAGGGCTCGCTGGTGCTTGGCATGGTGTTCAACCCAGGCACTGCGCTGGCGGAAGCCAATCGCATGGGCGCGTTGGCGGAGACGCTGATCGCAGAGGTCCCCGAGGTCACCCAGGTGGGGCGCCGGACGGGACGCGCCGAGCTGGATGAGCATGCAGAAGGCGTGCATTCGGCCGAGATCGATGTGGACCTGAAGCGGTCCGCCCGGGACCGCGAGGCCGTGATGGCAGACATCCGTGCCCGTTTGGCCGTCCTTCCAGCCCAGGTGGCCATTGGCCAGCCTATCTCCCACCGCCTGGATCACCTCTTGTCAGGGGTGCGGGCGCAGATAGCGCTCAAGATCTTCGGCGATGACACGGACACCCTACGGGGCCTGGCCGAGCAGATGCGCCAGGGACTCTCGGGCGTTCCAGGGCTGGTGGATCTGACCGTGGAAAAGCAGGTGCTGATCCCCCAGATCACGGTACGGCTGGACCACCGCAAGGCCGCGCAGGTTGGGCTGTCTCCTGGCGAGGCGGTGCGGGTCCTACAGGCTCTTACAGATGGTGCCCATGGTGCGCAAATCGTTGACGGCCTGCGCCGGTATGAACTGGTGCTGCGCCTGCCCGATGACAAACGCAGTCCTCAGGATCTGGCACGCACGCTGATCGACACGCCTGCGGGACAGATACCGGTGTCCGCCATCGCCACGGTCCAGGAAACCGATGGACCCAACCAGATTGGCCGAGAGAACGGTCGTCGCCGCATCGTCGTTTATGCCAACACGGACGGCTCCGACATGGGCCGCGTCATCGGTGACATTCGGGCAGTGATGGCCAAGACGCCATTGCCGCCTGGGACCTTCCTGAGCTTGGAAGGCCAGTTCCAGGCTCAAGAGCAGGCGATGCAATTGATCGTCGGTCTGTCGTTTGTGTCCTTAGCGATGATCTTTCTCGTTTTATATGGACGCTACAAGTCGGCCGTGCTGGCCGGGATCATCATGGCCAATATTCCGCTTGCGCTGATCGGCAGCGTGGCTGCGATGTGGCTGGCGGGGGTGAGCCTGTCGGTGGCCTCCATGGTGGGTTTCATCACGCTGGCGGGTATCGCCACGCGCAATGGGATTTTGAAGGTCAGCCACTACATCAACCTGTGCAAGTTCGAGGGAGAGGCCTTCGGCCAACCCATGATCGTGCGCGGCTCGCTGGAACGGTTGACCCCGGTGCTCATGACGGCGCTGGTGGCTGCCTTTGCGCTGACCCCGCTACTGTTGGCGGCCGACGCACCTGGTAAAGAAATCCTGCATCCGGTGGCGGTCGTGATTTTTGGTGGACTCGTCAGTTCGACCTTGCTGGACACGTTGCTGACGCCCGTGATGTTCTGGCTTTTTGGTGAAGGTGCCACCCGGCGCTTGATTGAAGGCGGCGGCGCTCAAACCCAAAGCGAGCCGATGGACCAAGAAGCCTATTGA
- a CDS encoding TolC family protein, with the protein MAPTLALAVEAAWQRATQAREAEGQTHRAAAERVAISSLWAAPPALELSYRDDRWQTSAGRREAEAGLAWPLWIPGQRNARGAVVDADVELSQAAVQAGRLHFAGLVREAAWGIAAQKAESDLADAQVRSLQEISDDVRRRFKAGDLAHADALAAQSEALAAQSAQLAARQRLSASQSQWMTLTGIALAPDLTSVPVSDGAAVSPGGAHFAVETHPDARVAALTVERARKRLDVVAATRSDPPELLLRIRQDTPGRGESAQNSIGVGVRIPLGTASRNQPLQAAALSELDVALTTKQRTEERLAADAAMARAAVHTAEQQLEAERQRSALLRERATLIDRSFKAGETPLPELLRALAAATQADTSFARQQVAVGLARARLQQSLGILP; encoded by the coding sequence GTGGCTCCAACACTGGCACTGGCCGTGGAAGCTGCATGGCAGCGCGCCACGCAGGCAAGAGAAGCCGAAGGCCAGACACACCGGGCTGCTGCCGAACGGGTGGCGATCTCCAGCCTATGGGCGGCCCCCCCAGCACTGGAGCTTTCTTACCGGGACGACCGCTGGCAAACCTCGGCGGGACGCAGGGAGGCCGAGGCCGGCCTGGCTTGGCCGCTGTGGATACCTGGACAGCGCAATGCACGCGGCGCTGTTGTCGATGCCGACGTGGAGCTGTCCCAAGCTGCTGTTCAAGCGGGGCGCCTGCATTTCGCGGGCCTGGTGCGGGAAGCCGCCTGGGGCATTGCCGCGCAAAAGGCCGAGTCCGACTTGGCGGACGCCCAAGTGCGATCTCTGCAGGAGATCTCCGACGACGTACGGCGCCGTTTCAAAGCGGGTGATCTGGCCCACGCGGATGCGCTTGCCGCTCAATCCGAGGCTCTGGCTGCGCAATCTGCACAGTTGGCTGCACGCCAGCGCCTAAGCGCCAGCCAGTCGCAATGGATGACCCTGACGGGCATAGCCCTGGCGCCTGATCTCACGTCTGTCCCGGTTTCTGATGGTGCCGCAGTTTCACCAGGCGGGGCGCACTTCGCCGTTGAAACGCACCCCGATGCGCGTGTCGCTGCACTGACGGTTGAGCGCGCTCGCAAGCGGCTGGACGTGGTGGCCGCGACGCGGAGCGACCCTCCAGAGCTTTTGCTGCGCATCCGGCAAGACACTCCCGGGCGGGGTGAGTCGGCTCAAAACAGCATCGGCGTCGGCGTGCGCATTCCCCTGGGCACAGCGAGCCGCAATCAGCCGCTGCAAGCTGCCGCACTGAGTGAGCTGGATGTAGCGCTGACCACGAAACAGCGAACTGAGGAGCGGCTGGCTGCTGACGCAGCGATGGCGCGGGCTGCGGTGCACACGGCAGAGCAGCAACTGGAAGCGGAGCGCCAGCGCTCGGCACTCCTGCGGGAGCGTGCCACGCTCATTGATCGGTCTTTCAAAGCTGGAGAAACACCGCTACCGGAGTTGTTGCGCGCGCTCGCTGCAGCTACCCAGGCCGACACCAGCTTCGCGCGCCAGCAAGTGGCTGTAGGCCTGGCCCGCGCCCGCCTCCAGCAATCTCTCGGAATCCTTCCATGA
- a CDS encoding chromate resistance protein ChrB domain-containing protein, whose translation MSLTSDSWLAFVVSLPSAAATARMRIWRAVKALGCAALRDGTYLLPAQAEHAAQLQTLADEAQQEGGQAWLLRVHAQDMAEQATYQALFDRTADYAPWLDELAQARQLIPALPAAELQRLQRRRARTYEAIRKIDFFPGEASICAEAQWRDFTNAVEARQSPGEPQAAAGRIARRNRMQYQGRLWATRRHLWVDRVASAWLIQRFIDHAARFLWLDSAADCPSDALGFDFDGAMFSHVGDRVTFEVLLASFGLDGDRGLLRLGSMVHALDVGGTTTPEASGFEAVLTGARKRWPDDDALLTDVGGVLDSLHAHFSTNRKP comes from the coding sequence ATGTCTCTCACCTCTGACTCTTGGCTGGCCTTTGTCGTCAGCCTCCCATCTGCCGCCGCCACGGCGCGCATGCGGATTTGGCGTGCCGTAAAGGCACTAGGCTGCGCTGCCTTGCGCGACGGCACCTACCTGCTGCCAGCACAGGCGGAACATGCTGCGCAGTTGCAAACGCTGGCCGATGAGGCCCAGCAGGAAGGCGGGCAAGCCTGGCTACTGCGCGTGCATGCCCAAGACATGGCCGAGCAAGCCACCTACCAAGCGCTGTTTGATCGAACGGCCGACTACGCTCCCTGGCTGGACGAGTTGGCGCAAGCGCGCCAGCTTATTCCCGCGCTGCCTGCCGCCGAGCTTCAGCGTCTGCAGCGTCGGCGCGCGCGCACCTACGAAGCCATCCGCAAGATCGACTTTTTTCCCGGTGAGGCTTCCATCTGTGCCGAGGCCCAATGGCGGGACTTCACCAATGCCGTCGAAGCGAGGCAGTCACCCGGTGAACCCCAGGCCGCTGCCGGCCGTATCGCCCGGCGTAATCGGATGCAGTACCAGGGACGACTCTGGGCGACTCGTCGCCATCTCTGGGTAGATCGCGTGGCGAGCGCCTGGCTCATCCAACGCTTTATTGACCACGCTGCGCGCTTTTTGTGGCTGGACTCCGCCGCCGACTGCCCCTCCGATGCGCTGGGTTTCGATTTCGACGGAGCTATGTTTTCGCACGTTGGCGACCGAGTGACGTTTGAGGTACTGCTGGCGAGCTTTGGCCTGGATGGTGACCGTGGTCTTTTGCGTCTGGGATCCATGGTGCATGCATTGGACGTGGGTGGCACGACCACGCCCGAGGCCAGCGGCTTCGAGGCCGTACTGACCGGTGCGCGCAAGCGCTGGCCGGACGACGACGCACTGTTGACCGATGTGGGTGGGGTACTGGACTCGCTCCATGCCCATTTCTCTACCAACCGCAAGCCGTAG
- a CDS encoding Fe-Mn family superoxide dismutase has product MNYQICPLTMNPDQLSGLSNRLITSHHENNYSGAVKRLNAIRSELAALDWSAAVTFTINGLKREELIAANSAVLHELYFDNLGGDGVLSSCGLSVALTRDFGSVDAWRSQFMGLANAMGGGSGWALLSWSSRESRLINHWAADHTHLLAGATPVLALDMYEHAYHLDFGAKAGAYVDAFMANIQWDKVYKRYGAAVEADALAFGIDTGAALAGAAGALDVRREEDYLESPQVIAGASWRDPSRVLEWSQELDPTKPVLLYCLRGKDIGRSTVLALRARGMDAHYLVGGIEAWQAAGLPLETQGGAA; this is encoded by the coding sequence ATGAACTATCAAATCTGCCCCCTGACTATGAACCCGGATCAGCTCTCTGGCTTGTCAAACCGACTGATCACCAGCCACCACGAAAACAACTACTCGGGTGCGGTCAAGCGCCTGAACGCCATACGGAGCGAACTCGCAGCGCTGGACTGGAGTGCCGCAGTCACCTTCACCATCAACGGTCTCAAGCGCGAGGAGTTGATCGCCGCCAACTCGGCCGTCTTGCACGAGCTGTATTTCGACAACCTGGGCGGCGACGGCGTGCTTTCATCCTGCGGTTTGTCCGTCGCGCTCACACGAGATTTTGGCTCCGTCGATGCCTGGCGCAGCCAGTTCATGGGGCTGGCCAACGCCATGGGCGGCGGATCGGGATGGGCGCTGCTGTCCTGGTCTTCCCGCGAAAGCCGCCTCATCAACCATTGGGCTGCCGACCACACGCATCTTCTGGCGGGCGCCACGCCCGTGCTGGCGCTGGACATGTACGAGCATGCGTACCACCTGGACTTTGGAGCCAAGGCGGGCGCCTATGTGGATGCCTTCATGGCCAACATCCAGTGGGACAAGGTCTACAAGCGCTACGGGGCGGCCGTCGAGGCGGATGCGTTGGCATTTGGCATCGACACAGGCGCAGCGCTGGCCGGTGCGGCAGGTGCGCTTGACGTGCGACGTGAGGAGGACTATCTGGAGAGCCCGCAGGTCATTGCAGGAGCATCATGGCGCGACCCGTCGCGCGTGTTGGAATGGAGCCAGGAGTTGGACCCAACGAAGCCGGTGCTGCTTTATTGCTTGCGCGGCAAGGACATTGGCCGCTCTACGGTCCTGGCACTGCGGGCACGCGGCATGGATGCGCACTACCTCGTGGGTGGCATCGAGGCCTGGCAAGCCGCTGGCCTGCCTCTGGAAACGCAAGGAGGTGCCGCATGA